Proteins from a genomic interval of Arachis hypogaea cultivar Tifrunner chromosome 10, arahy.Tifrunner.gnm2.J5K5, whole genome shotgun sequence:
- the LOC112715064 gene encoding uncharacterized protein isoform X2, which translates to MVLARINDNWRRYKTTIKQTHFLPYKCVNEMLKNRPKSILESHFRKLIAYWRTEKIKKMSAHNKKNMAQQKFRHRKGPINFASIRARLAASKENNEPPTQAEMFVETRQSTKGKSLDEDTLDVIAHLQAENKKSKESVIRAFQSIFGKEKAGRVQCHGRVTTPTLLKKNEKIATLKQQHATEKATLENKVDVMQKEVYELKSLVKIMLQQKSSGVDLDMLAAQLGSTLGNPNNDAHEEKNYVEGEIELD; encoded by the exons ATGGTCCTTGCTCGTATCAATGACAACTGGAGAAGGTATAAGACTACAATAAAGCAAACTCATTTTCTGCCATACAAATGTGTTAATGAGATGCTGAAAAATCGTCCTAAAAGCATACTTGAGAGTCATTTTCGCAAGTTAATTGCTTATTGGAGAACTGAGAAAATTAAG AAAATGTCTGCGCATAATAAGAAAAATATGGCACAACAGAAATTTAGGCATCGAAAGGGACCAATAAATTTTGCAAGCATACGTGCAAGATTG GCTGCTTCTAAGGAAAATAATGAACCACCTACTCAAGCAGAAATGTTTGTTGAGACTCGCCAAAGCACAAAGGGAAAATCATTGGATGAAGACACTCTGGATGTTATC GCACATTTGCAAGCTGAGAATAAAAAGTCTAAAGAATCAGTAATTAGAGCTTTCCAATCCATATTTGGGAAAGAGAAGGCAGGGAGAGTGCAATGTCACGGAAGAGTTACCACACCAACTTTGttgaagaaaaatgagaaaattgCCACCCTTAAGCAGCAACATGCAACTGAGAAAGCAACATTAGAGAATAAGGTTGATGTGATGCAAAAAGAAGTATATGAACTTAAATCGCTTGTTAAAATAATGCTGCAACAAAAAAGCTCAGGAGTGGACCTTGACATGTTAGCTGCTCAATTAGGAAGCACTTTAGGGAATCCGAACAATGATGCGCATGAAGAGAAAAACTATGTTGAAGGGGAAATCGAACTTGATTAA
- the LOC112715064 gene encoding uncharacterized protein isoform X1: MVKDLGLGYNKIHACPNDCVLFRDTYEDDEFCSICGASRYIENVEVDIKVDKLKKKPVPAKVLRHFPLIPRLKKLFLCSKTAESLRWHNEYRSKDGKLRHPADGQSWKDFDRLHPDFAKESRNIRLGLASDGFNLFRTMSISHSTWPVVLVAYNLPPWCCMKSEYVMMSLLIPGSCSPGKSIDVYLQPLIEELKVLSEVGVEKYDASKNQTFQLHAAVLWNISDFPAYAMLSGWSTKEKLACPCCNYDTSSCYLKHSRKMCYMDHHKFLAMDHPYRMDKRSFNGDVELRSSPALLDGEQIFEDLKDFDNVFGKKQKNKIDGPWKKRSIFFELPYWKQNTLRHCLDVMHIEKNICDNIIGTLLDVPGKSKDHANARYDLKDMGIRKKLQPKEIDGGKKAKTTKACFNLTNQEKTIFCDILKLVKLPSGSASNISRCVHVVEKKISGYKSHDAHFMLHYLLQVANKIHNTESSSWPFNLSRFILSFLVPKSC, encoded by the coding sequence AGATTTAGGACTTGGTTATAATAAAATTCATGCTTGTCCCAACGATTGTGTTCTGTTCCGGGATACATATGAAGATGATGAATTTTGTTCAATTTGTGGAGCTTCCAGGTACATAGAAAATGTTGAGGTAGATATAAAAGTTGATAAGTTGAAGAAAAAACCTGTGCCTGCGAAGGTTTTAAGGCATTTTCCCTTGATTCCAAGGCTTAAGAAGCTATTCCTGTGTTCCAAAACAGCTGAATCATTAAGGTGGCACAATGAATATCGTTCAAAGGATGGAAAGTTAAGACACCCAGCTGATGGCCAATCATGGAAAGACTTTGACAGGCTTCATCCCGATTTTGCTAAAGAATCTCGTAACATAAGATTAGGGTTAGCTAGCGATGGATTTAATCTATTTAGAACCATGAGCATCTCCCATAGTACATGGCCGGTAGTTTTGGTCGCATATAATCTTCCTCCATGGTGTTGCATGAAATCAGAGTATGTCATGATGTCCTTGCTCATCCCTGGATCATGTTCGCCTGGAAAAAGCATTGATGTGTATCTTCAGCCATTAATTGAAGAGTTGAAGGTTTTATCGGAAGTTGGAGTGGAAAAATATGATGCTTCAAAGAATCAAACTTTTCAACTACATGCAGCAGTTTTATGGAACATAAGTGACTTTCCAGCTTATGCTATGTTATCCGGTTGGAGCACAAAGGAAAAGTTAGCATGTCCTTGCTGTAATTATGACACCTCCTCTTGTTATTTAAAACATAGCCGGAAGATGTGCTACATGGATCACCATAAATTTTTGGCTATGGATCATCCATATAGGATGGACAAAAGATCTTTCAATGGCGATGTTGAATTGAGGTCTTCCCCAGCTTTATTAGATGGGGAAcaaatttttgaagatttgaaagatTTTGACAATGTATTTGGaaagaagcaaaaaaataaaattgatggtCCATGGAAGAAAAGGTCCATTTTCTTTGAGTTGCCATATTGGAAGCAAAATACATTGCGCCATTGTCTTGATGTTATGCATATCGAGAAAAACATATGTGATAACATAATTGGAACTTTATTAGACGTTCCAGGAAAGTCCAAAGATCATGCAAATGCTCGTTACGATCTCAAAGATATGGGCATAAGAAAAAAACTTCAACCAAAGGAGATAGATGGTGGCAAGAAAGCAAAAACTACTAAGGCTTGTTTTAACCTTACTAATCAAGAAAAAACAATTTTTTGTGATATTTTGAAGTTAGTAAAATTGCCATCTGGTAGTGCCTCAAATATTTCTCGGTGTGTTCATGTTGTTGAGAAAAAGATATCAGGCTACAAAAGTCATGATGCTCATTTTATGTTGCATTATTTGTTGCAAGTAGCTAATAAAATACACAATACAGAATCAAGTAGCTGGCCCTTTAATTTATCTAGGTTCATTCTTTCGTTTCTTGTGCCAAAAAGTTGTTGA